The Pangasianodon hypophthalmus isolate fPanHyp1 chromosome 13, fPanHyp1.pri, whole genome shotgun sequence genome includes a window with the following:
- the rps15a gene encoding 40S ribosomal protein S15a, with amino-acid sequence MVRMNVLADALKCINNAEKRGKRQVLIRPCSKVIVRFLTVMMKHGYIGEFEIIDDHRAGKIVVNLTGRLNKCGVISPRFDVQLKDLEKWQNNLLPSRQFGFIVLTTSAGIMDHEEARRKHTGGKILGFFF; translated from the exons ATGGTGCGCATGAACGTCCTCGCCGATGCGCTGAAATGCATCAACAACGCGGAGAAACGTGGCAAGCGCCAGGTTCTCATCAGGCCCTGCTCCAAGGTCATAGTGCGCTTCCTCACCGTCATGATGAAGCACG GTTACATTGGCGAATTTGAGATCATCGATGATCACAGAGCCGGCAAAATCGTTGTGAACCTTACAGGCAGGCTTAACAAG TGCGGCGTGATCAGCCCCAGGTTTGACGTGCAGCTGAAGGATTTGGAGAAGTGGCAGAACAATCTCCTTCCATCCAGACAGTTCGG gTTCATCGTTTTGACGACCTCGGCTGGCATCATGGACCATGAAGAGGCCAGACGAAAACACACAGGAGGCAAAATCCTAGGGTTCTTTTTCTAA